Proteins from a single region of Carassius carassius chromosome 25, fCarCar2.1, whole genome shotgun sequence:
- the LOC132104701 gene encoding cocaine- and amphetamine-regulated transcript protein-like — protein MDSVRAAVYLSVFLSLLCVCRGQMSLDTRLRAQEEQDINRDLAEALHELLDGDQDNRISVEKKASVISRCDVGERCAMKHGPRIGRLCDCTRGTACNTFFLRCY, from the exons atggacagcgtcCGCGCGGCGGTTTACCTGAGCGTGTTCCTCTCGCTGCTGTGTGTCTGCAGGGGTCAGATGTCACTGGACACCCGACTGAGAGCGCAAGAGGAGCAGGACATCAACAGAGACCTG GCTGAGGCGCTCCATGAACTTTTGGATGGAGATCAGGACAATCGGATATCTGTGGAGAAAAAAGCTAGCGTCATTTCCAGG TGTGATGTTGGGGAGCGCTGCGCCATGAAGCACGGCCCGCGCATCGGGAGACTGTGTGACTGCACGCGAGGAACAGCCTGCAATACTTTCTTCTTGCGCTGCTACTGA
- the LOC132104256 gene encoding protein JTB-like isoform X2, translated as MMESDCRIPMACLRPRILALHALFWGLVSLRVFGVALLSDEKAAVAVTKAVTAPCWQLEEFVVAKECSACEGLQSKTIPACSQTGFVEKINCTKSNKDEYKSCRSTKMEEHLFWKFEGVMLALTVVFAIMVVARQRSLDRQASDKVRRQIESI; from the exons AtgatggagagtgactgtaggaTCCCTATGGCATGTCTGAGACCCCGGATACTGGCCCTGCATGCTTTATTCTGGGGCTTAGTGTCCCTTAG AGTGTTTGGAGTAGCGCTTCTTAGCGACGAGAAGGCAGCAG TTGCAGTGACAAAGGCAGTGACAGCACCATGTTGGCAGCTTGAGGAGTTTGTGGTGGCTAAAGAGTGCAGTGCATGTGAAGGTTTGCAATCG AAAACTATACCAGCCTGCAGCCaaacaggatttgtagaaaagaTCAACTGCACTAAGTCTAACAAAGATGAATACAAGAG CTGTCGCTCTACCAAAATGGAGGAGCATCTCTTTTGGAAATTTGAGGGCGTTATGCTGGCTCTCACTGTTGTCTTTGCAATAATGGTTGTTGCTAGGCAACGCTCACTTGACCGCCAAGCCTCAGACAAGGTTCGACGTCAGATTGAGTCTATTTAG
- the LOC132104256 gene encoding protein JTB-like isoform X1, which produces MWTRMMESDCRIPMACLRPRILALHALFWGLVSLRVFGVALLSDEKAAVAVTKAVTAPCWQLEEFVVAKECSACEGLQSKTIPACSQTGFVEKINCTKSNKDEYKSCRSTKMEEHLFWKFEGVMLALTVVFAIMVVARQRSLDRQASDKVRRQIESI; this is translated from the exons ATGTGGACCAGAAtgatggagagtgactgtaggaTCCCTATGGCATGTCTGAGACCCCGGATACTGGCCCTGCATGCTTTATTCTGGGGCTTAGTGTCCCTTAG AGTGTTTGGAGTAGCGCTTCTTAGCGACGAGAAGGCAGCAG TTGCAGTGACAAAGGCAGTGACAGCACCATGTTGGCAGCTTGAGGAGTTTGTGGTGGCTAAAGAGTGCAGTGCATGTGAAGGTTTGCAATCG AAAACTATACCAGCCTGCAGCCaaacaggatttgtagaaaagaTCAACTGCACTAAGTCTAACAAAGATGAATACAAGAG CTGTCGCTCTACCAAAATGGAGGAGCATCTCTTTTGGAAATTTGAGGGCGTTATGCTGGCTCTCACTGTTGTCTTTGCAATAATGGTTGTTGCTAGGCAACGCTCACTTGACCGCCAAGCCTCAGACAAGGTTCGACGTCAGATTGAGTCTATTTAG